Sequence from the Candidatus Accumulibacter similis genome:
CCGAACTACCCCACCCCGAAGGACGCCATCGTGATCGAGATGGTGGACCGCCTCGGTGCCGACGATCGCGAAGCCTTCGAGGAACGCGCCGCCATCATCGAGTACGACGGCCAACTGCCCCGTGCCCACGCCGAATGCCTCGCACTTCTGGAGGTGCTGCGCGCCGCGCAAGGTCTTCAAGTCCTGCAGATAGAACTCGACGGCGGCACCGAATGGCTGCTGACCACCGACCTGGCCTTTGCCCGCGCTTACCTGGCGGACATCGGGGGCAGGGACGTCGCCGTCTTCGCCCCCGCTGACGTCGTCGAGGAGCAGTACGGCGGCGTCGCAGTCCTCGGCACGCTCGGCTGATGCGCCAAACCGACCATCTTATATGGATGAAGCCATCCGCCCCTCTGATTCACCCACCACGTAAAGGAGTCACGCAATGAAGAAGCCCGTTCAGAAAGCATCAGCACCGGAAGTCACCGCCGACGTTGGAACCCCGGAGCAAGCAGCCGCCGAGGAAGCAATCACCGAGGCAACGCCGGGGGAAGCAATCGCCAAGGCAGTCACCGCCAAAGCCGTCACCGCCAAGCCAGCGACCACCAAAGCAGCAACCCCCAAGGCAGTCAGAGCAGTCAAGCCAGTCGTTCCATCCCTGCGCATCCTGAAGGTCGGCCGCTGCCCGACGGTATCCGGGAAATCAACCCTGACGTATCACGTTGGCTGCACCGCCGAATCGGCCATCCAGATTCGTCTGTATGCCAACAGCGGCAACGGCTTTTTCAACCAGGATTGGATTCCCTGGACGGCGATTCAGGAGAGGCTCAAGCCGCAGTCAGGCGAAAGCACGTTCACATCGCAGGTGCTGCACGCGCTGTTCCGTGGAAAGTCGCTCAACAGTCCGGGGTTTCTGATGGCGGTGCTGAAGGCGGAAGGCGTGGTGAAGCCTTCGACGGTCAAGGGCCGCTGCTATGAAGCGACGAAGGACGCGAGGTTTCTGGCGGAGATCGAGCGGCTGATGGCGTCTGCGGTCGATGCAGCAGCGAAACCGGCGACATCCAGGCCGAAGAAGCAGGCTGCCGATACAGCGACCGAAGTGGCGACCGAGGCAGAGACAGAAGGAAGCGGGGATACCGCTGACTGACCTAGCGATGACTGAGTGCTCCGTTCGTTCGAGTTGTAGTCCGGGGGTTCCTCGCGGCGAGCGTCCGTAACTCGAAGAAACGTAAGGCTTTCTCCGAGGCGTCACCGAGCAGCCGCGCAATACCGACCCTATACCGACCGCGACGCGGCCGTGGGTGCTCAGTCTCTGCCTGGCCACGCAAGGGTTTCACCGTCTTGAGCATTTCAATTTTTCACTCCAAGGAGGCCATCGTTCATTTCCTTTCCGAATCAGTACACGCGAGATGGTTTTATCAAGGTTCGTCACTTCACCTTGCTCATCGCTCCTCGCTCCTTGGGGCAGCGCCCTGCCTGGACTGCTGTCGCATGGCTCGAGACCACGATGGTCGATGCACGGGCTCGCTTCAGCCGGCAGCATCGCCGCCCGGTGGCAGCAGCCGATGCACCAGCCAGGAAACGCTGATCGCGCCGCCGAGCAGTGCCAGGGCGACGCGGAGGTCGTTGAGCGCTGCCGGTGCCACGACGAGCAGTCCGCCGAGTCCCAGCATCATCACGCCGGACAGCAGCTTGAGCAGTCGTCCCTCCGCTGCGGACAGCTTGCGCGAGCCGAGGGTGCAGGTGAAGACGAGGGTGATCAGCAGCAGCGGGGTGACGTAGACGAGGTTGTAGAACGCCAGGTAGGCGTAGTGTTGCCACGGCGGCAGGTCGGACAGCGTCAGCAAGCGGGTGTAGACCATCGGAAAGCCGGCGGTGCACAGCAGTTCGTAGGCATTGGCGGCCATGGCCAGGGCAACGGTTCCGAGCGTCAGCGCGGGCATGCTTTCGGCCCGCAGTAGCTCGCGCATCCGCCGGTAGAGTCCGGGCTTGGCGTTTTCGGGAATGCTCAGCGAGACCCCTTTCCTGAACCAGAAGTAATCCTTGATGTTGAGCAGTGCGATGACGATTGCGAGGACGCCGGCCGCAGTCGTCACAAGGCTGATCTCGCCCAGCCAGCGAAAGACATTGAGCCATGCTGCCATGAACAGGAAGTAGATGAGACCCGAGAAGAAGAGGAAGACACTGCCGATGAACAGCATGCGCGCACGGCTGCCGGCATGGATGAGCAGCGACAGCAGGAACAGGAGGACGAAGAAGGCACAGGGATTGAAGGCATCGAGGCCGGCGATGAGGATGGTGAACACCGGCAGCGAGAGCTGGTCCGGCGCCATTCTGCCGAGCAGGGGCACATCGATTGCGCGCGTCGGAGCGCTTGCCGCGGCAGCGGCCCCGGCCGGCTCGCCGCCTTCCTCGCGGCATGACTGCAACGCTTCCTCGAGTGCGCGCCCGGTGGTTTCAGGCCGCTCGAAACCGACTTCCATCCGCCCGCAAAAGAGGAAGGCGGGAACGCTGCTCGCTTCCTGTCCGAGGGATTCGGCGAACGCGATGTAGTCCGCAACCGCGTCCCGGTCGGTCGAGAGGTTGCGGCTGTGCAGCAGCAGCCAGGGATGGTGCGTCGGCAGCGCTTCGACGAAGGGGCGTGCGGCCTGGCAGTGGGGGCAACTGCTGGTCCAGAAGAAGTACAGGTGAACGCGTCGCTCGCCGGCAGCGTCGCTGTCGATCCACGTCGGCGACGCGGCCGCTGCGACCTGCGAGGCGAGGGCGGCGAGTGCCAGCAGGCAGATCAGCTGCCAGCGCCGGCAGCGGGTGAGGAAGCGGAAGCGCTGGCAGGTCGGCATGCGTGTCAGAGCATCCCGTTGAAGACGTAGCGCACGAGCAGGATGCCGCTTGCCGCGACACCGGAAAAGGTGGTGATCAGCTTCGCTTTGAGCGCCTTGCGCAGGATGATCATCTCCGGTGCAGACAGCGCGATCACTGCCAGCGAGGACGTAGGGCCAGACCTTGCCGACGATTTCGCGCACGCGCGCGCCACCGGCGTGCAGGCGCTGCAGCCAGGAGAGCGGTACACCGTTCGCTGGCCCGGCCGGGCGGGCGAGCATTGCCGGTACCCAGTCATCGAGCAGCGCTTCCATCCGCAGCCCGCCGATCAGCAGCCCGGTGAGGATCGCTACCAGCAGCCCGAGCCCGACGTCGAGGGAGGCAACCTGCCAGCCGAACACGCCGAAGAGGCGTACCAGGGCGATTTCATTGACCATCGGTGCCGAGATCAGGAAGGCAAAGGTGAAACGGAGCGGCACGCTGGCGGCGAGAAAACCGATGAACCGTGGCACCGCCGAGCATGAACGGAACGGTGTGACGATGCCGAGTGTGGGCGCCAGCACGTTGCCGATGCCTTCGCGCCTGCCGGCGAGCCGTGTCCGCGTTCTCTCCGGCGAGGCGAGAAGAGATTCTGGGCGACGCCCTCCACGAAGACAACTCCGGTCAGGAGCAACAGGACCTTCGGCGTATCGTAGAAGAAGAAATGCAACGCTTCGCCGAAGCGCCTCGCCCGCGAGAGTTCGGCGACGGCGATTGGCGCGTCGGGAACGGCGGTGAGGTGATTCCAGGCAGCCGGCGAGAGCGCAGCGCCCGTGGTCAGTCCAGTCAGCCAGCAGGCGAGCGTGGCGTTGCGGCTCGTGGCGATGCCCGGCATGTCCTCCATGTGGTGGCTCCAGGTCACTTCGTTGATCGCGTTGCCGACGTGCGTCACTGGCGGCTTCTCCGCGCGTAGGCGACAGAATGACAGAAAGGGCGCACGCTTGGGCCAAGTCGCTGCGCTGCTCGATCAAGGTGGCGAGATCTGCGCGCAGATGGGAGCGGGCGAGGGCCGGCGATCGCAGGGCGTTCGGGGCGCAGGCCGCCGCCAATCGCCGCTCCCGGATGCGCGCAAGTCGCGTAGACTGGCGTCTCCTGAACTCTGAAGGAGAAGCAAGATGATTGGCTATGTGACACTCGGGACCAACGATCTGCCCAGGGCCGCGGCGTTCTATGACGAGCTGCTGAAGGACGTCGGCGCGCGGCGGCTGTGGGAGTTCCCGCGCGGAATTGCCTGGGGTGTGGCCGAGGACAAACCAAGCCTGTGTCTCATGACCCCCTTCGACGAACGCCCGGCGACCGTCGGCAACGGTGTCATGGTGGCGCTGGCAGCCGGTTCGCGCGAGCAGGTCGGGCGCGTCCATGCCAGGGCGCTCGAACTCGGCGGCACAGATGAAGGGGCGGTCGGTCCGCGCGGTGACGGCTTCTTCGCCGGATACTTCCGCGATCTCGACGGCAACAAGCTCGCCGTCTTCTGCTTCGGCTAGAAGCTGGCGTCAGCGGGCAGGCGTGGTTCCGGGGCCCGGGTGGGGAGCGCCGGCGAGATCGGGAGCGCTCTTCAGCCGCAACTGCGACAGCGGCCACTAGGTGCAGACCGGCAAGGTAAAGCCGTTCCCCATCGGTCGTTGCGGCGGGCGGAGCATGCGGGCACCGCTAGAGGGTCGCGCGCGGCGTGAAGCCGCAGACCCTCCCGTCGTCGTCGAAGCGGACCCGGCAGCCCTTGGTCAGCGCTTCCCGCAGTCGCCGGCGGGCGCGCTGGATGCGCGATTTGGCACCGCTGAGCGAGATGCCGAGCTGGTCGGCAAGTTGCCGTTGTGATGCGCCGCCGATATCGCAGAGGGTGATCGCGAGGCGATCCGCCGGCGACAGTTCGGAAAGCACTCGTGGCAGGCACTGACTCAGTTCATCGACGGCTGGCGCAGGCTCGATCGCCGGTGCCGCCAGATCGTCGGGCACTGCGACCTGCTCGCGCGAAGCGCGCAGGCGATCGGCGAGAGCGTTGCGCGTGACGCGAAACAGCCAGGCGCGCCGGTCGTCGATCGTGCAGAAGCGTTCTTCCTGCTGCCACGCCTTGATGAACACTTCCTGCAGCAGTTCATCGGCATCGTCGGCCTGTTCCAGCCGGCGCCGCAGGAAGCGCCGCAGCTCGGCTTCGCAGCTCGACCAGGCGGCGAGCAGGCAGGGGGGGCCATTCATGCCCGCAAGCGGTGGCGCGTCATCGCCCGTCTGTGGCAGCCGCGATGCCCTCCGGCGGCGACGGAAACCAGTGCGCCGTGCGCCGGCAGATCTCGACCAGGGCCAGCATGACCGGCACCTCGATCAGTACACCGACGACGGTCGCCAGCGCCGCGCCCGAGGAGAGGCCGAAGAGCATCACGGCGGTGGCGATCGCGACTTCGAAGTGGTTGGATGCGCCGATCATCGCTGCCGGAGCGGCGTCCCGGTAGGGCAGACGCAGCCACAGCGCCAGGGCATAGCCGAGAGCGAAGATCAGCACCGTCTGCAGGAACAGCGGGATGGCTATCCAGACGATGGTCAGTGGGTTGGCAAGGATGACCTCGCCCTTGAACGAGAACAGCAGCACCAGCGTGATCAGCAGGGCGACAATGGTGATCGGCGTGAGGACTTGCAGAAAGCGTTCCTTGAACCAGACCTCGCCCTTGCGGCCGATGATCCAGCGGCGCGACAGGTAGCCAGCGACCAGTGGCAGCGCAACGTAGATGCCGATCGACAGCAGCAGCGCCTGCCAAGGCACCGGCAGGCGACCGACGCCGAGCAGAAAACCGCCGAGAACGCCGTAGAGCAGCAGCATGGTCAGCGAATTGATCGCCACCATGACCAGCGTCAGCCCGTCGTTGCCGCGTGCCAGGTAACCCCAGACGAGGACCATCGCCGTGCAGGGAGCGATGCCGAGCAGGATGCAGCCGGCGAGATAGCTGCGCCAGAGGGGCACCTCGAGCATTCGGATGCCTTCGTGCAGGACGACGACGCCGGCTCCGTGCGCAGCACCGACAGGCAGGTCGAGCGCGAAGGGCATCTTCACCAGATCGACGGCATCCTCGCCGATCAGCGTCCGCAGCAGCACGCCGAGGAACAGGAAGGCGATGGCATACATGGTGAAGGGCTTCACCGCCCAGTTAACGAAGAGCGTCAGCAGCACCGGCCGGCCGCTGCGGCCGGCCCGGATCACCGAGGCGAAATCGATCTTGACCATGATCGGGTACATCATGAAGAACAGGCAAACGGCGATCGGAATGGAAACCACCGGCGCGCCGGCGACGTCGAGCGACATGCGATCGAGTTCCTGGGCGACGCCCGGGGCGAGCTTGCCGAGGGCGATGCCGCCGGCGATGCAGAGCAGGACCCAGAGGCTCAGGTAGCGCTCGAAGACGCTGTTCATCCTGCGCGGCTCGGCGTCCTGGCCGCCGTTGCCGCAGGCTGGGGAGGCAATGCTCATGTCGGTCCTGGCACCTGCTGGCCATCAAGTCATCGAGGAACGAACACTAGCAGAATTTTAAGTTTCTGGAAACATAGAATCTGCGTTCGCGAGAAAGGCAGGCCGGTTCACTGGCGCTCCGCCCCAGCCCGCTGCCGGCGGTCGACATCGTGCATCCCCTACACATCATGTGGCGGGCCTGAGCAACGGCCCGCACCCGCGGGGCTGGCACGACTTCTCCCCACCCTGACAGACGTCAAGCGGGCGGATCCACCGCCGGCCGCAACTGTGGTCGGCAGATTTCGGGGCGACCGTTGCAGCAGTTCTCCGTCAGGAAGCCGACCAGCCCATCGATTCTCTCCATGCAGGCATGAGCACGAACGAAGCGGCCTTCCTGGACGGTGTGCACGAGGCCGGCGTGGACCAGCGTCTTCAGGTGGAAGGAGAGCGTTGGCGCGGGCAGTTCGAGTTGCTCGGCGATCAGGCCGACGGTCAGGCCGGTCGGCGCATGGTGTACCAGCAGGCGGAAGATGGCCAGGCGACTTTCCTGGGCCAGAGCAGCCAGCGTGGTGACGGCATCGGAATTGTTCATCGTTCCAACGATACCGAAATACTCGCCACTCCGCAAAGGCAAAGCGGCGCGACGGCGGGCTGCGCCGAGCGGCTCCGCGGCGCCGCGACCACCTGCGCAGCCGGCTTCGGAGCGATTGCAGATCAGGCTTTACATGTTTCCAGAATTCTAGCAATATAGAAACGTTACTGGAGCGAACGCCGCGTGCGGCGGTCGGTTCGGCAGCTCCCTGGGGTCCAGCGGAGCATCATCCACCCATCGGAGGAACGAGCAATGACGGTCAAGGTCGGCATCAATGGTTTCGGTCGCATCGGCAGGCTGGCGCTGCGCGCCGCGTGGAACAATCCGCAGCTCGAGTTTGTGCACATCAACGAAGCGAACGGGCCCGTCGAAGCCGCCGCACACCTGCTCGAATTCGACTCGGTGCATCGCCGCTGGCAGCACGAGGTCGGTGTCAGCAACGGCCGCATGGTGATCGAGGGCCGGTCGATCGGTTACAGTACGGCAAAGGATGTCGCCAGCGGCCCATGGCGCGAGGCCGGCGTCGATATCGTCCTCGAGGCGAGCGGCAAGTGGCGCACGGTCGAGCAGCTCTCGCCCTACCTTGCGGCTGGTGTGAAGAAGGTGATCGTCGCTGCGCCGGTCAAGGATGGCGATGTGCTCAACATCGTCATGGGAATCAACGATCGGCTCTACGATCCGTCGAAGGATCACATCGTCACGGCCGCTTCCTGCACGACGAACTGCCTCGCGCCGGTGGTCAAGGTCGTGCATGAGGCGATTGGCATCTCGCACGGAATGATCACCACCATCCACAGTTCGACCAACACGCAGAGCGTACACGACCAGATGCACAAGGACCTGCGTCGGGCGCGCGCTTCCAGCCTGTCGCTGGTGCCAACGACGACCGGTTCGGCGACGGCGATCGCGCTGATCTTCCCGGAACTCAAGGGCAAGCTCGACGGCCATGCGGTCCGCGTCCCCCTGCTCAACGCCTCGCTCACCGACTGCGTCTTCGAGATGCAGCGGCCGACGAGCGTCGACGAGGTCAATGGGCTGCTGAAGGCGGCGGCGCACGGTGCGCTGCAGGGGATTCTCGGCTACGAGGAGCGGCCACTGGTGTCGATGGACTACGCGACCGATCCGCGCTCGTCGATCATCGATGCAGCGCACACCCTGGTGATCAACGGTACGCTGGTCAAGATCTACGCCTGGTACGACAACGAGTGGGGCTATGCCAACCGCTATGTCGAACTGGCGGCGAAGGTGGCGGCGTCGCTGTAGACGCGTATCGATCGAAGCTGTCGTCCCGGTGGCGGCAGCCAGGCCCGTGCACGGGCGAATGCGCCGCTGCGACGGCGGCGCAAACTGGAGAGGCACGATGAGCGACCCAGCGGCAGGCAAGAGCGGCACGGCACGCGCCGGTCTGCGCAACTACGTGCTCGTCACCGGCGCCTACTGGGCGGACACGGTGACCGACGGCGCGGTGCGCATGTTGGTTCTGTTCTACTTCTACGGCCTCGGCTACACGCCGTTCGCCGTCGCTTCGCTGTTCATCTTCTACGAAGTCTTCGGCATCCTGACCAACCTCTTCGGTGGTTACATCGGTGCGCGCTTCGGCCTCAAGACGACCCTGTTCGTCGGCCTCGGCACGCAGCTCGCGGCGCTGTCGATGCTCGCCTTCGCGCCGCAGGCGTGGCTCGTCGTTGCCTGGGTGATGGTTTCGCAGGCGTTGAGCGGCATCGCCAAGGACATGACCAAGATGAGTTCGAAGAGCGCCGTCAAGCTCATCGTCCCGGAGGACGCTTCGGCAACCCTGTACCGCTGGGTGTCGATCCTCACCGGCTCGAAGAACGCGCTCAAGGGCGTCGGTTTCTTCCTCGGCGGTCTGCTGCTGACGCTGCTCGGTTTTCAGACGGCGCTGCAGCTTCTCGCCGCACTCGTCGCCACAACCCTGATCGCTGCCGCGCTGCTGATGCGCGGCGGCCTTGGCGAGGCGAACAGGAAGGCCAAATTCGGCCAGATGTTCTCGCGCAACGGTGCCGTCAACAAGCTCGCAGCGGCGCGCATCTTCCTGTTCGGCGCGCGCGACGTTTGGTTCGTCGTCGGCCTGCCGGTCTTCCTGTCCAGCGTTCTCGGCTGGACCTTCTGGCAGTCCGGCGGCTTCCTCGCGGTGTGGGTGATTGGTTATGGCATCGTCCAGGCGAGCACGCCCGGCCTGCTGCGCAGCCGCGTCGAGGAGCGGCACGAGCCGGACGGCCGGACGGCGACGATCCTCGCTTTCGTTCTCGCCGCGCTGCCGGCAGCGATCGCGCTGGCTCTGGCGGCAGGCATCGCGCCGGCAGTGGTGGTAGTCGTCGGGCTGATCGTCTTCGGCGCCGTCTTTGCGCTCAACTCGGCGGTGCATTCGTACCTGATTCTCGCCTACACCGACAGCGACAAGGTGGCGATGAACGTCGGCTTCTATTACATGGCAAACGCTGCCGGTCGCCTCGCCGGCACGGTGCTGTCGGGCGCACTCTACCAGTGGGGGCTGCAGAGCGGGCCGAGCGACGGGCTGATCGCCTGCCTCTGGGCGTCGTCGGCCTTCGTCCTCGTCGCCGGCCTGCTGTCGCTGCTGCTGCCGCGAACCCCCGGCCCGCAGACGAAGCCGATCAAGCTTGGCGATCTCGGCGAGTGATCTGCGCGAGCGCACGATCCCGCGATCGTGCGCTCGCGGCCTTGCTCCGCATGGCCGTGCATGCGTGCGAAACGGCGGGTCGTTGCCGCCGATGCGACTTCCGTGGCAACCCCGGATGGGCCCAGTCCATCGCCCGTGGGATCAGCTGCCTGGTGTCGCGCGCCCGGCCGCCGAAAAGGCGTTGCAGCCCAGGAACGGCACTCGGCGAGGGAACTGCACGGCCGACAGGGAGGGTGCCGGTGACGTCGTGGCATTGCTGCGTGATCTTGGCACGAGTACATCCTGCAGGTGCTCGCGTGCTGCTGCGCCAGGGCGAAAAAAAGGCACCGCCGTGGCGATGCCTTTCGCTGACTGCCTGCGAGCAGCCTAGAACCCGGCGCCCCTGATCGACTTCAGACCCTTGTAGACGGCCTTGCTGCCGAGTTGCTCCTCGATGCGCAGCAACTGGTTGTACTTGCAGACACGGTCGGTGCGTGACAGCGAGCCGGTCTTGATCTGCCCGGCGCCGGTGCCGACGGCAAGGTCGGCGATGAAGGAGTCTTCCGTCTCGCCCGAACGATGCGACGAGATGACGCCGTAGCCTGCCTTTTGCGCCATGCGGATGGCGTCGAGGGTTTCGGTGACGGTGCCGATCTGGTTGACCTTGATCAGGATGGCGTTCGCGGCCTTCATGTCGATTCCCTGCTTCAGGCGCGTCGGGTTGGTGACGAAGAAATCGTCACCAACGATCTGCACCTTGTCGCCGAGGGCCTTGGTGAACTTGACGTAGCCTTCCCAGTCGCTCTGGTCGAGACCGTCCTCGATCGAGACGATCGGGTATTTCTTGCACCACTCGGTGTACTTGGCGATCATGTCGTCGTCGGTGAACAGCTTGTCCGGATTCGACTTCCAGAACTTGTAGCCCTGCCGGCCGCCCTCGTCGAAAAGCTCGGAGGACGCGCAGTCGAGGGCGATGGCGATCTGCTTGCCGGGCTTGTAGCCGGCGGCGGTGATCGCCTGCATGACGACCTCCAGCGCTTCGTCGTTCGACAGGTTGGGAGCGAAGCCGCCCTCATCGCCGACGGCGGTGACATGGCCGCCCTTCTTGAGGATGGTCTTCAGTGCGTGGAAGACTTCGGTGATCCACTGCAGGCCCTGCGAGAAGCTCTCGGCACCGACCGGCATGATCATGAACTCCTGGAAGTCGATCAGGTTGTCGGCATGCTTGCCGCCGTTGATGATGTTGGCCATTGGCGTCGGCAGGACGAAGCTGCGATTCTTGTGGATCTTGCCGATGTACTTCCACAACGGCATCTTGCTGACGTTGGCGCCGGCCATGGTGATCGCCATCGATGCACCGAGGATCGCGTTGGCGCCGAGGTTCGACTTGTTGGGCGTGCCGTCGAGGGCGATCATCGCCTCGTCGAGTTCGCGCTGATTGAGCGGGTTCTTGCCCTTGAGGAGCTTGGCGATGCGCGTGTTGACGGCTTCGACCGCCTTCAGCACGCCCTTGCCGAGATAGACCTTCTTGTCGCCGTCACGCAGTTCGCAGGCTTCGAACTCGCCGGTCGAAGCACCCGATGGAACGGCGGCGCGCGCGAGAAAACCGTTGTCGAGGCTGATGTCGACTTCGACGGTCGGGTTGCCGCGTGAATCGAGAATCTGCCGACCGACAACCTTGGTGATCTTGACGAATTCCGGGGTGGCAACGGCTTCTGTTTCTACTGCCTGTTCGACTTCTTTCGCTTTCTTGACTTTGTCGGCTTTTGCCATGATCGAGCTCCATAGGAGTGGTTTGGTGGAAAGTTCGCGGAACGGCACTGGCACCGATCATACCGAATTCGGATGAAGCGGCGCAATGCTTGTGTCGGGGAAAATGTCTTTTGTTATCAAACTCGGGCCGCAGCGGGCTCGCGGATGGTGCAGCGGCTGTCGTGCGCCGCGCCGGCCCCGCGAACGCTGCTTCGGCGTGGCCGCAGGTCCATGGATTCGATCGTCGCGTCGAGGCGCTGACGGATCAGCAGCCGGGACGGGTGGTGCGGAGCATCATCCGCCGTTGGCGGCGCCTGCCCACCGGTTCGCGGAGCCGGCGCCGGGGGTACGGAAGCCTGCTGCGGCTGCTGGCGATCACGCGCCTGGCGGGCCCTCGCCGCCCTCGGGTTGTCGGTGGACAGCGGTGTCGGTGCAGGTGCCCCCAGGACAGGGGCCGCGGCAGGGGCCCGCATCGTCCGCTTCGCGGCCTCGTCGTTCAGCACCGGCGGCGCCCGCCATGGGACGGACGCCGCCAGCGGCTCGGGTGACTAGGCGATCCTGACCTCGACCTTGCGCGGTTGCGCGTGCTCGGCTTTCGGGATCGACAGCTTGAGCACACCCTGGTTGAACTCGGCCGCCACCTTGCCGGCGTCGAGTTCCTTCGACAGGGTGAAGACACGCCGATAACGCGGCAGGTTGACCTCGGCATGGCTGGCCTCCATGCCGCCGGGCATTTCAAGGTCGATCTCGCCTTCGATGGTCAGCGTCTCGGCCTCGATCTGCAGGTGCAGCCTGTCCTTCGGAACGCCGGGAAGGTCGGCATAGAGGGTGATTCCCGCGGCGTCCTCGATGACGTCCACCGGCGGCAACAACGCGGCCTCGTCGGCGACGGACTGCTTCTTGACGGGAGTGTTGTCTGACATGTTCGATCCTCCTTACTGAATGGTGATGCGGCGAGGCTGCGCCGACTGCTTGCGGGCGATGCTGATGCGCAGGACGCCGTCGCGGTACCTGGCATCCACGGCATTGGCGTCGACATCGTCGGGTAGCGTCACGACGCGCCGGAAGCGACCGGCAAAACGCTCGTCGATGTGCACCGTGGCGGCTTCGGCAGCCACTGGCAGCTTGCGTTCGCCGGCGACGGTGAGCACGCCCTTCTCGATCTGCACCTCGAGTGTTGCCGGGTCGATGCCAGGGGCGAAGGCGTAGATTTCGACGGACTGCGGTGTGCCGCCGACGTTCATCGCCGGGAAACCGCCGCGGGCGATGCCGCGTATGCTCGGCGAGAAGTGGAAGGTCTGCTGCAGCTCACGTTGCAGCCGGTCCAGTTCGGACAGGACGTCGCGGGGGAACAGGGAGCGATAGATCATCTTGAATCCTCCATCGGTTGGTCGGGAGCGCCGGAAGTGGCGCTTGAAGACCAAGGTGGGGGCGGCGGAGGAAACTTCAATATCTTGATTTCCGCCGCAAAGGGGACTATTAATCCCGAAGCGGCGGTGGCCGCTGCCCACTCGAGGATGGTGCATGGAATACAAGGACTACTACCAGATTCTGGGCGTTGCGCGTGACGCTACGGCCGATGACATCAAGAAGGCTTTCCGCAAGCTGGCGCGCAGGTATCACCCGGACGTGTCGAAGGAGGCGAACGCCGAGGCACGCATGAAGGAACTGAACGAGGCCAACGCGGTACTCTCGGACCCC
This genomic interval carries:
- a CDS encoding thioredoxin family protein, with the protein product MLALAALASQVAAAASPTWIDSDAAGERRVHLYFFWTSSCPHCQAARPFVEALPTHHPWLLLHSRNLSTDRDAVADYIAFAESLGQEASSVPAFLFCGRMEVGFERPETTGRALEEALQSCREEGGEPAGAAAAASAPTRAIDVPLLGRMAPDQLSLPVFTILIAGLDAFNPCAFFVLLFLLSLLIHAGSRARMLFIGSVFLFFSGLIYFLFMAAWLNVFRWLGEISLVTTAAGVLAIVIALLNIKDYFWFRKGVSLSIPENAKPGLYRRMRELLRAESMPALTLGTVALAMAANAYELLCTAGFPMVYTRLLTLSDLPPWQHYAYLAFYNLVYVTPLLLITLVFTCTLGSRKLSAAEGRLLKLLSGVMMLGLGGLLVVAPAALNDLRVALALLGGAISVSWLVHRLLPPGGDAAG
- a CDS encoding VOC family protein; this encodes MIGYVTLGTNDLPRAAAFYDELLKDVGARRLWEFPRGIAWGVAEDKPSLCLMTPFDERPATVGNGVMVALAAGSREQVGRVHARALELGGTDEGAVGPRGDGFFAGYFRDLDGNKLAVFCFG
- the sigZ gene encoding RNA polymerase sigma factor SigZ; the encoded protein is MNGPPCLLAAWSSCEAELRRFLRRRLEQADDADELLQEVFIKAWQQEERFCTIDDRRAWLFRVTRNALADRLRASREQVAVPDDLAAPAIEPAPAVDELSQCLPRVLSELSPADRLAITLCDIGGASQRQLADQLGISLSGAKSRIQRARRRLREALTKGCRVRFDDDGRVCGFTPRATL
- the arsB gene encoding ACR3 family arsenite efflux transporter; translated protein: MSIASPACGNGGQDAEPRRMNSVFERYLSLWVLLCIAGGIALGKLAPGVAQELDRMSLDVAGAPVVSIPIAVCLFFMMYPIMVKIDFASVIRAGRSGRPVLLTLFVNWAVKPFTMYAIAFLFLGVLLRTLIGEDAVDLVKMPFALDLPVGAAHGAGVVVLHEGIRMLEVPLWRSYLAGCILLGIAPCTAMVLVWGYLARGNDGLTLVMVAINSLTMLLLYGVLGGFLLGVGRLPVPWQALLLSIGIYVALPLVAGYLSRRWIIGRKGEVWFKERFLQVLTPITIVALLITLVLLFSFKGEVILANPLTIVWIAIPLFLQTVLIFALGYALALWLRLPYRDAAPAAMIGASNHFEVAIATAVMLFGLSSGAALATVVGVLIEVPVMLALVEICRRTAHWFPSPPEGIAAATDGR
- a CDS encoding helix-turn-helix transcriptional regulator encodes the protein MNNSDAVTTLAALAQESRLAIFRLLVHHAPTGLTVGLIAEQLELPAPTLSFHLKTLVHAGLVHTVQEGRFVRAHACMERIDGLVGFLTENCCNGRPEICRPQLRPAVDPPA
- a CDS encoding ArsJ-associated glyceraldehyde-3-phosphate dehydrogenase produces the protein MTVKVGINGFGRIGRLALRAAWNNPQLEFVHINEANGPVEAAAHLLEFDSVHRRWQHEVGVSNGRMVIEGRSIGYSTAKDVASGPWREAGVDIVLEASGKWRTVEQLSPYLAAGVKKVIVAAPVKDGDVLNIVMGINDRLYDPSKDHIVTAASCTTNCLAPVVKVVHEAIGISHGMITTIHSSTNTQSVHDQMHKDLRRARASSLSLVPTTTGSATAIALIFPELKGKLDGHAVRVPLLNASLTDCVFEMQRPTSVDEVNGLLKAAAHGALQGILGYEERPLVSMDYATDPRSSIIDAAHTLVINGTLVKIYAWYDNEWGYANRYVELAAKVAASL
- the arsJ gene encoding organoarsenical effux MFS transporter ArsJ, which translates into the protein MSDPAAGKSGTARAGLRNYVLVTGAYWADTVTDGAVRMLVLFYFYGLGYTPFAVASLFIFYEVFGILTNLFGGYIGARFGLKTTLFVGLGTQLAALSMLAFAPQAWLVVAWVMVSQALSGIAKDMTKMSSKSAVKLIVPEDASATLYRWVSILTGSKNALKGVGFFLGGLLLTLLGFQTALQLLAALVATTLIAAALLMRGGLGEANRKAKFGQMFSRNGAVNKLAAARIFLFGARDVWFVVGLPVFLSSVLGWTFWQSGGFLAVWVIGYGIVQASTPGLLRSRVEERHEPDGRTATILAFVLAALPAAIALALAAGIAPAVVVVVGLIVFGAVFALNSAVHSYLILAYTDSDKVAMNVGFYYMANAAGRLAGTVLSGALYQWGLQSGPSDGLIACLWASSAFVLVAGLLSLLLPRTPGPQTKPIKLGDLGE
- the eno gene encoding phosphopyruvate hydratase; translated protein: MTKVVGRQILDSRGNPTVEVDISLDNGFLARAAVPSGASTGEFEACELRDGDKKVYLGKGVLKAVEAVNTRIAKLLKGKNPLNQRELDEAMIALDGTPNKSNLGANAILGASMAITMAGANVSKMPLWKYIGKIHKNRSFVLPTPMANIINGGKHADNLIDFQEFMIMPVGAESFSQGLQWITEVFHALKTILKKGGHVTAVGDEGGFAPNLSNDEALEVVMQAITAAGYKPGKQIAIALDCASSELFDEGGRQGYKFWKSNPDKLFTDDDMIAKYTEWCKKYPIVSIEDGLDQSDWEGYVKFTKALGDKVQIVGDDFFVTNPTRLKQGIDMKAANAILIKVNQIGTVTETLDAIRMAQKAGYGVISSHRSGETEDSFIADLAVGTGAGQIKTGSLSRTDRVCKYNQLLRIEEQLGSKAVYKGLKSIRGAGF